In Citrus sinensis cultivar Valencia sweet orange chromosome 2, DVS_A1.0, whole genome shotgun sequence, a single genomic region encodes these proteins:
- the LOC102606811 gene encoding cold-regulated 413 inner membrane protein 1, chloroplastic isoform X2, whose amino-acid sequence MLPFSLSSSPSTRSFSLYNNINQPILTRQTKLFGSRSFSSSWSSFAFNPLRLSVNHEEMKMVTKRKSRGFSAVCYAAPLTARNLQWISTISSTVLMLAKGTAVPKSFLVPLFALQAPADVISWIKGEYGIWAAFLALLVRLFFFIPGELELPFMALLLVIVAPHQVLTLRQRNAARCYYFLGDCWLSGFPAFFTCGKLEESI is encoded by the exons ATGTTGCCTTTTTCGCTCTCGTCCTCACCTTCAACTCGCTCTTTCTCTCTATACAACAATATCAACCAGCCAATTCTGACGCGACAGACGAAGCTCTTTGGCTCGCGTAGCTTCAGCTCGAGCTGGAGCTCCTTCGCTTTTAATCCTCTAAG ACTTTCGGTCAatcatgaagaaatgaaaatggtgACAAAGCGGAAGAGCAGAGGTTTCAGTGCGGTTTGTTACGCTGCACCGCTAACCGCACGTAATCTCCAGTGGATCTCGACCATTTCTTCTAC GGTTTTGATGCTCGCAAAAGGCACTGCAGttccaaaatcatttcttGTACCGTTATTTGCCCTCCAAGCTCCTGCAGATGTCATCTCATGGATTAA AGGTGAATATGGTATTTGGGCTGCATTCTTGGCACTTCTTGTTCgtctcttcttctttattccTG GTGAGCTCGAGTTGCCATTTATGGCATTACTCTTGGTTATTGTGGCTCCTCATCAAGTTTTGACTCTGAGGCAA AGGAACGCAGCAAGGTGCTATTATTTCCTTGGTGATTGCTGGTTATCTGGCTTTCCAGCATTTTTCACGTGCGGGAAACTTGAGGAAAGCATTTGA
- the LOC102606811 gene encoding cold-regulated 413 inner membrane protein 1, chloroplastic isoform X1 produces MLPFSLSSSPSTRSFSLYNNINQPILTRQTKLFGSRSFSSSWSSFAFNPLRLSVNHEEMKMVTKRKSRGFSAVCYAAPLTARNLQWISTISSTVLMLAKGTAVPKSFLVPLFALQAPADVISWIKGEYGIWAAFLALLVRLFFFIPGELELPFMALLLVIVAPHQVLTLRGTQQGAIISLVIAGYLAFQHFSRAGNLRKAFEQGSVVATLAIICITALSCLFLI; encoded by the exons ATGTTGCCTTTTTCGCTCTCGTCCTCACCTTCAACTCGCTCTTTCTCTCTATACAACAATATCAACCAGCCAATTCTGACGCGACAGACGAAGCTCTTTGGCTCGCGTAGCTTCAGCTCGAGCTGGAGCTCCTTCGCTTTTAATCCTCTAAG ACTTTCGGTCAatcatgaagaaatgaaaatggtgACAAAGCGGAAGAGCAGAGGTTTCAGTGCGGTTTGTTACGCTGCACCGCTAACCGCACGTAATCTCCAGTGGATCTCGACCATTTCTTCTAC GGTTTTGATGCTCGCAAAAGGCACTGCAGttccaaaatcatttcttGTACCGTTATTTGCCCTCCAAGCTCCTGCAGATGTCATCTCATGGATTAA AGGTGAATATGGTATTTGGGCTGCATTCTTGGCACTTCTTGTTCgtctcttcttctttattccTG GTGAGCTCGAGTTGCCATTTATGGCATTACTCTTGGTTATTGTGGCTCCTCATCAAGTTTTGACTCTGAG AGGAACGCAGCAAGGTGCTATTATTTCCTTGGTGATTGCTGGTTATCTGGCTTTCCAGCATTTTTCACGTGCGGGAAACTTGAGGAAAGCATTTGAGCAAGGTTCAGTTGTTGCCACCTTAGCCATCATTTGTATCACTGCCCTCTCATGCTTGTTCTTGATCTGA